A single genomic interval of Phocoenobacter uteri harbors:
- a CDS encoding ShlB/FhaC/HecB family hemolysin secretion/activation protein — MNSSFNNHHLISLFFLGVISSPLTAQAVESDPLDQELQRLKNEAQLTESEKQIEKARQFLSVNTPSHLQKVVEDPQGQGYPIRRISVDLAGQDIGLDFQPVIARYQDKSLTKSQILTLVKELTEVLYSKGYSTSAIGLKDKNIADGHLKFIVHWGWVKGFLVNGQSANTFKDRAMLSTLPTLTQQPLSVFDIDQIVEITNGVNKSAQVKVIPSDEVAKSYLNVETARNSLPRFSLGFNNSGAGNNANGRNQLTTTVSASDLLGINDSWSFSTGYRLYDKSKQNNQHNYTLNYSQPFGFYTLDLKLSHSDFDKALQGRNGTYSNEGKTQTANLKLSRILVRDRDSMLTAYGELEFKKKKNYVVNRLTNDHLYSKLDLGLSHLTTLWGGKLHSDIHLSQGLHWFGSKPTAYLNNKDRNLQLLAGSVNWHKAFVWSRPLNYQLRIAGQYSKLGLLSDNQFSIGDEYTVRGFKGGVASGERGFYVSQTLSMPFYPQKNYLSTISPFIGLDWGQTHQKALKQHNKLMGLALGFKAQAKNISLSVTYAKPLSNTLKDHSDRGGVVYFNSSVHF; from the coding sequence ATGAATTCATCATTCAACAATCATCACTTAATTTCTCTTTTCTTTCTTGGGGTTATCTCTTCACCTTTAACGGCTCAGGCTGTTGAGAGTGATCCGCTTGATCAAGAATTACAAAGATTAAAAAACGAAGCACAATTAACAGAAAGCGAAAAACAAATTGAAAAAGCACGGCAATTTTTGTCTGTGAATACACCATCTCATCTCCAAAAAGTGGTAGAAGATCCGCAGGGACAAGGCTATCCCATTCGTCGTATTAGCGTGGATTTGGCGGGGCAAGATATTGGATTAGATTTTCAACCTGTGATTGCTCGTTATCAAGATAAATCATTAACTAAATCGCAAATTTTAACCTTAGTAAAAGAGTTGACAGAGGTACTGTATTCAAAAGGATACAGCACCAGTGCCATTGGTTTAAAAGATAAAAATATTGCCGATGGGCATTTGAAATTTATCGTACATTGGGGCTGGGTAAAAGGCTTTTTAGTGAATGGTCAGTCAGCGAATACTTTTAAAGATCGTGCGATGTTAAGTACTTTACCAACCTTAACGCAACAACCGTTAAGCGTATTTGATATCGATCAGATCGTTGAAATCACCAATGGTGTGAATAAATCTGCCCAAGTAAAAGTGATACCAAGTGATGAGGTTGCAAAATCTTATTTGAATGTTGAAACAGCACGAAACTCATTACCTCGTTTCTCATTAGGTTTTAATAATTCAGGAGCGGGAAATAATGCAAATGGACGTAATCAGTTGACGACAACGGTGTCTGCCAGTGATTTATTGGGTATCAATGATAGCTGGTCATTTTCAACGGGCTATCGTCTTTATGACAAAAGTAAGCAGAATAATCAGCATAACTATACCTTAAATTATAGTCAGCCATTCGGTTTTTATACCTTGGATTTAAAACTCTCTCATTCCGATTTTGATAAGGCATTGCAAGGTCGAAATGGAACTTACAGCAATGAAGGAAAAACGCAAACCGCAAATCTAAAATTATCACGTATTTTGGTACGAGATAGAGACAGTATGTTAACGGCTTATGGCGAGCTGGAGTTCAAGAAAAAGAAAAATTATGTGGTAAATCGTTTAACCAATGATCATCTTTATAGCAAATTGGATTTGGGATTATCGCATTTAACAACACTTTGGGGCGGTAAGTTACACAGTGATATTCATTTGAGTCAGGGGCTACATTGGTTTGGTTCAAAGCCAACGGCTTACCTTAATAATAAAGATAGAAATTTGCAATTATTGGCTGGAAGTGTGAATTGGCATAAGGCGTTTGTATGGAGTCGCCCGCTTAATTATCAGCTTAGAATTGCGGGGCAATATAGTAAATTAGGTTTACTCTCCGATAATCAATTTAGTATCGGTGATGAATATACCGTACGCGGTTTTAAAGGAGGCGTTGCCTCAGGTGAGCGAGGATTCTATGTATCGCAAACCCTTTCAATGCCTTTTTATCCGCAAAAGAATTATTTGTCCACGATCTCGCCTTTTATTGGGTTAGATTGGGGGCAAACACACCAGAAAGCATTGAAACAGCATAATAAATTGATGGGCTTGGCATTGGGATTTAAAGCACAAGCAAAGAATATTTCATTATCTGTAACTTATGCAAAACCATTAAGCAACACTTTAAAGGATCATTCGGATCGTGGTGGTGTTGTGTATTTTAACAGTTCAGTTCATTTTTAA
- the hemH gene encoding ferrochelatase, with amino-acid sequence MKIGVLLVNLGTPDEPTPVAVKKYLKEFLSDPRVIDLPRLSWLPILNGIVLPRRSPKVAKLYQEIWTEQGSPLLAISRQQQQAIQHYFDEKGKDVIVELGMTYGNPSISEAVSRFTAQCVDKIIVLPLYPQYSSTTTAPVFDAFAHALKRHKRVCQFEFIHSYHDHPLYINALAESVQLQKNEHLLFSFHGIPERYQTEGDFYAKHCRETAQLVAQQLGLKESDWTLSFQSRFGKEEWLKPYTDHILENYPQQDIENIAVICAGFSVDCLETLEEIAVENKEIFCKNGGKSYRYIPALNASQAHIELLTTLIDNRC; translated from the coding sequence ATGAAAATTGGAGTTTTATTAGTAAATTTAGGCACGCCAGATGAACCTACACCAGTTGCAGTAAAAAAGTATTTAAAAGAATTTTTAAGCGATCCGCGAGTGATTGACCTTCCAAGATTAAGTTGGCTACCGATTTTAAATGGTATTGTATTGCCACGCCGTAGCCCAAAAGTGGCGAAGCTTTATCAAGAAATTTGGACAGAACAAGGTTCACCACTTCTTGCAATTTCACGCCAACAGCAGCAAGCAATTCAGCACTATTTTGATGAAAAAGGTAAGGATGTCATTGTTGAATTGGGAATGACTTACGGTAATCCTTCAATTAGCGAGGCAGTGAGCCGCTTTACAGCACAATGTGTTGATAAAATTATTGTATTACCTCTCTATCCACAATACAGCAGCACAACTACAGCTCCTGTTTTTGATGCTTTTGCACACGCTTTAAAGAGGCATAAAAGAGTGTGTCAGTTTGAGTTTATCCATAGCTATCACGATCATCCTTTGTATATTAACGCACTAGCGGAGTCAGTTCAGTTACAGAAAAATGAGCATTTGCTTTTTTCTTTTCACGGCATTCCAGAGCGTTATCAAACGGAAGGGGATTTTTATGCAAAACACTGTCGAGAAACAGCACAATTAGTTGCACAACAATTAGGTTTGAAGGAAAGTGATTGGACTCTGAGTTTTCAATCTCGTTTTGGAAAAGAAGAATGGTTGAAGCCTTATACGGATCATATTTTAGAAAACTATCCGCAACAAGATATTGAAAATATTGCTGTGATTTGTGCGGGATTTTCGGTAGATTGTTTAGAAACCTTAGAAGAAATCGCCGTAGAAAATAAAGAAATTTTTTGCAAAAATGGTGGAAAATCTTACCGCTATATTCCTGCCCTTAATGCTAGTCAGGCTCATATCGAACTTTTAACGACTTTGATTGATAACAGGTGTTAG
- the lptM gene encoding LPS translocon maturation chaperone LptM — protein MKKWFIIAIFASLTLTACGVKGSLYYPEKEVQQETN, from the coding sequence ATGAAAAAATGGTTCATTATTGCGATATTCGCAAGTCTCACGTTAACTGCTTGTGGCGTGAAAGGGTCACTTTATTATCCTGAAAAAGAAGTTCAACAAGAAACAAACTAA
- a CDS encoding DUF413 domain-containing protein has translation MAESFSSTRRFFDNKNYPRGFSRHGDYTIRESQLLEQFGQACLALEKGEREPVTEEEIQFVAMIKAERQATTPLERVWVKYRTKISQTKRLYTLADNLGNDVDDLSE, from the coding sequence ATGGCAGAGAGTTTTAGTTCAACCCGTCGTTTTTTTGATAATAAAAATTATCCGAGAGGTTTTTCTCGTCACGGCGATTACACTATTCGTGAATCTCAACTTTTAGAGCAATTTGGTCAAGCTTGCCTTGCATTAGAAAAAGGCGAAAGAGAGCCTGTAACAGAAGAAGAGATACAGTTTGTTGCAATGATTAAAGCTGAAAGACAGGCAACAACGCCATTAGAAAGAGTATGGGTTAAATACCGTACTAAAATTAGTCAAACAAAACGTTTATACACTCTTGCCGACAATCTTGGCAACGATGTTGATGATTTATCAGAATAA
- the trmA gene encoding tRNA (uridine(54)-C5)-methyltransferase TrmA, with protein sequence MTLPVEQYPQLFAKKVENLTALFAPFNAPSLETFESEPEHFRMRAEFRIWHNDDDLYHVMFNQQTKQRYRVDQFPIASKLLNQIMVVLLDEIRFNELLRHKLFQVDYLTSLSGQIVVSMLYHKKLDDAWTEQAQILKQNLIEKGFNIQLVGRATKQKIIVDRDYVEEKLTVDGKEYIYRQVENSFTQPNAKMNIKMLEWARSCTANSEGDLLELYCGNGNFSIALASQFRKVLATEISKSSVASAQYNIEQNNIDNLQIIRMSAEEFTQALNGVRKFNRLKGIELSDYECNTIFVDPPRAGLDQDTLNLVQTYDRILYISCNPQTLCENLEQLSKTHRIERCALFDQFPYTDHVESGVWLVRK encoded by the coding sequence ATGACATTACCCGTTGAACAATATCCACAATTATTTGCAAAAAAAGTGGAAAATTTAACCGCTTTATTTGCCCCTTTTAATGCTCCTTCCCTTGAAACTTTTGAGTCTGAGCCTGAACATTTCCGTATGCGTGCAGAATTTCGTATTTGGCACAATGACGATGACCTGTATCACGTCATGTTCAATCAACAAACTAAACAACGTTATCGTGTGGATCAATTCCCAATTGCGAGTAAATTATTAAATCAAATAATGGTGGTGTTGCTTGATGAAATTCGCTTTAACGAACTGTTAAGACACAAACTTTTCCAAGTGGATTATTTAACGTCATTAAGTGGACAAATTGTGGTTTCAATGCTTTATCATAAAAAACTTGATGACGCTTGGACAGAGCAAGCTCAAATCCTTAAACAAAACTTAATTGAAAAAGGCTTTAATATTCAATTAGTTGGGCGAGCAACAAAACAAAAAATCATTGTTGATCGTGATTATGTGGAAGAAAAATTAACCGTTGATGGTAAAGAGTATATTTACCGCCAAGTGGAAAATAGTTTCACTCAACCTAACGCAAAAATGAATATCAAAATGTTAGAGTGGGCAAGAAGTTGCACCGCTAACAGCGAAGGCGATTTACTAGAGCTTTACTGTGGTAATGGGAATTTTTCTATTGCTTTGGCAAGCCAATTTAGAAAGGTTTTAGCAACGGAAATCTCAAAATCTTCAGTAGCATCGGCACAATATAATATTGAACAGAATAACATTGATAATTTACAAATTATCCGTATGTCAGCAGAAGAGTTTACTCAAGCGTTAAATGGCGTGCGTAAATTTAATCGTTTGAAAGGGATTGAATTATCGGATTATGAATGTAACACAATCTTTGTCGATCCACCTCGTGCAGGATTAGATCAAGACACCTTAAATTTGGTGCAAACCTATGATCGCATTTTGTATATTTCGTGTAATCCACAAACACTTTGTGAAAACTTAGAGCAACTTAGCAAAACACACCGCATTGAGCGATGTGCTTTGTTTGATCAATTCCCTTACACAGACCACGTTGAAAGTGGCGTTTGGCTAGTAAGAAAATAG
- a CDS encoding YfcZ/YiiS family protein, with the protein MSECQAEESKVCCCVDVGTVIDGEDRSVDFSQVYETKARAEEALAYLTDKARQAESDPCVIKSEIKQVENGYELCADFEFSCQAEAMIFQLSTR; encoded by the coding sequence ATGTCAGAGTGTCAAGCAGAAGAAAGCAAAGTGTGTTGTTGTGTTGATGTGGGTACAGTGATTGATGGCGAAGATCGTAGCGTTGATTTTAGCCAAGTGTACGAAACAAAAGCACGTGCCGAAGAAGCCCTTGCGTATTTAACTGATAAAGCAAGACAGGCGGAATCTGATCCTTGTGTGATTAAAAGTGAAATCAAACAAGTTGAAAATGGTTATGAATTATGTGCTGATTTTGAATTTAGTTGCCAAGCAGAAGCAATGATTTTCCAATTATCTACTCGTTAA
- a CDS encoding outer membrane protein transport protein: MKKVTKLSLAAILTLSATNTFAAGFQLAEISTSGLGTSFAGTAAIAENASVVATNPALMTEFSRAQLSAGGIYIAAKVNINGELANDTDASNKNIVPNAIVPNFYFVAPVNDRFSVGGGMNVNYGLKTEFSKNYAAGWLGGMTSLSSGNFNFSGAMKLGHGFSFGLGLNAVYAEAELDRYAGVIPKALSGKLKQAQQQLQQSPKEEDKQKAQLLGKVAGIAANTPATTKIKHLEGNTWGYGWNAGLSYNLNENHRFGLAYHSAVKLDFKGDFSNELPTALNNVPLPQIAGLKPATNGKNKAAKLSVTLPAFWELSAYHQLTEQLALQYSWKHTQWSVFKELLAKGSKGEELLYKDEKFSDSNRYAIGLTYKAMDNLTLRTGVAYEQSASRTMPSIAIPDTNRTWYSVGATYQVTPNLTTDFGYAYVYGHKNNFTEGTTAGGLDVKSRAHVNLVGLNLNYKF, encoded by the coding sequence ATGAAAAAAGTGACGAAATTATCACTCGCCGCAATACTTACCTTATCAGCAACAAACACCTTTGCCGCTGGTTTTCAACTTGCTGAAATCTCAACTTCAGGCTTAGGTACTTCATTTGCTGGTACAGCTGCAATCGCAGAAAATGCGTCTGTTGTTGCGACTAACCCTGCGTTAATGACAGAATTCTCTCGTGCACAGCTTTCTGCTGGGGGTATCTATATTGCCGCTAAAGTAAATATTAACGGTGAACTAGCCAACGATACCGATGCTTCTAATAAGAATATTGTCCCAAATGCTATCGTACCTAATTTTTATTTCGTCGCACCTGTAAACGATCGTTTCAGCGTTGGTGGTGGAATGAACGTCAATTACGGTTTAAAAACAGAGTTCAGTAAAAATTACGCTGCAGGATGGTTAGGTGGTATGACTAGCTTAAGCAGTGGGAACTTCAATTTCAGTGGTGCAATGAAATTAGGACACGGTTTTAGTTTCGGTTTAGGTTTGAATGCTGTTTACGCTGAAGCAGAATTAGATCGCTATGCGGGCGTCATTCCAAAAGCACTTTCTGGAAAATTAAAGCAAGCTCAACAACAGTTACAACAATCTCCAAAAGAAGAAGATAAACAAAAAGCACAGTTATTAGGAAAAGTCGCGGGGATCGCTGCGAATACACCTGCAACAACAAAAATCAAACATCTTGAAGGAAATACTTGGGGCTATGGTTGGAACGCAGGACTTTCATATAACTTAAATGAAAATCATCGTTTTGGTTTAGCTTACCACTCTGCTGTAAAACTAGATTTTAAAGGTGATTTTTCTAATGAATTACCAACAGCATTAAACAATGTTCCATTACCTCAAATTGCAGGCTTAAAACCAGCAACGAATGGCAAAAATAAAGCAGCAAAATTATCTGTCACATTGCCAGCATTCTGGGAGTTATCAGCTTATCATCAATTAACGGAGCAACTTGCATTACAATATAGCTGGAAACATACGCAATGGAGTGTATTTAAAGAGTTACTAGCGAAAGGAAGCAAAGGTGAAGAGCTTTTATACAAAGATGAGAAATTCTCTGATTCAAACCGTTATGCGATTGGTTTAACTTATAAAGCAATGGATAATTTAACCTTACGTACAGGTGTTGCTTATGAGCAAAGTGCAAGTAGAACGATGCCATCAATCGCTATTCCTGATACCAACAGAACTTGGTATAGTGTGGGAGCAACTTATCAAGTTACCCCTAACTTAACCACTGATTTTGGTTATGCGTATGTTTATGGGCATAAAAATAACTTTACAGAAGGGACAACAGCAGGCGGTTTAGACGTTAAATCTCGTGCTCACGTAAATTTAGTAGGATTAAACCTAAACTATAAATTCTAA
- a CDS encoding putative transporter translates to MSEIAITVSILSLVAVLGLWIGNFKVRGVGLGIGGVLFGGLFVAHFMQQYGLHLDKHTLHFVQEFGLILFVYTIGIQVGPGFFSSLRHSGLKLNGFAFLIVALSGVLVVLLHKLFDVPLPVILGVFSGAVTNTPSLGAGQQILAELGGDTEVMGMAYAIAYPFGIVGILLAMWLVRIIFGINVDKEADDFDKNQNTKKTGLSSLNVRLTNPNLQGLALKEIPDFELHDVVYSRLKRGGEELFVPKADTKLLIGDVLHLVGESATLQKMKLILGEEAEMSLSTKGTHYRSERAVVTNEKIFGKKLRHLMLKGKYDVIISRLNRAGVELVPNGEMTLQFGDVLNLVGREDDIKTVMAIIGNAQQKLQQVQMLPIFIGIGLGVLLGSIPLYIPGFPVALKLGLAGGPLVVALILARIGSIGKLYWFMPPSANLALREIGIVLFLAVVGLKSGGHFLETLLSSEGMSWIGFGVLITFIPLIVTGCIARIYGKVNYLTICGLLAGSMTDPPALAFANAIKEESGASALSYATVYPLVMFLRIMLPQLLAIALWTVG, encoded by the coding sequence ATGAGTGAAATTGCAATCACGGTAAGTATCCTTTCTTTAGTTGCTGTTTTAGGACTATGGATTGGTAATTTTAAAGTCCGAGGGGTTGGACTCGGCATTGGGGGTGTATTATTCGGTGGGCTTTTTGTTGCACACTTTATGCAACAATACGGATTACATTTAGATAAACATACACTACATTTCGTACAAGAATTCGGTCTTATTCTCTTCGTTTATACTATCGGTATTCAAGTTGGTCCAGGATTCTTCTCTTCTCTTCGCCATTCTGGCTTAAAATTAAATGGTTTTGCTTTTCTAATTGTCGCACTAAGTGGCGTATTAGTAGTGTTGTTACACAAACTATTTGATGTACCACTTCCTGTTATTTTAGGGGTATTCTCTGGTGCAGTAACCAACACACCATCATTGGGGGCAGGACAACAAATTTTAGCAGAATTAGGCGGTGATACCGAAGTTATGGGGATGGCGTACGCAATTGCTTATCCTTTTGGTATCGTCGGTATTCTATTAGCGATGTGGCTAGTACGTATTATTTTTGGTATCAATGTCGATAAAGAAGCGGATGACTTCGACAAAAACCAAAATACGAAAAAAACAGGATTAAGCTCACTAAATGTTCGCTTAACGAATCCAAATTTACAAGGTTTAGCCTTAAAAGAAATCCCTGATTTTGAACTCCACGATGTTGTCTATTCTCGCCTTAAACGCGGCGGAGAAGAGTTGTTCGTACCAAAAGCAGATACAAAATTACTGATTGGCGATGTGCTTCATCTTGTAGGTGAATCAGCAACTTTACAAAAAATGAAACTTATTTTAGGTGAAGAAGCTGAAATGTCACTTTCTACCAAAGGTACACATTATCGTTCAGAGCGAGCTGTGGTCACCAATGAAAAAATCTTCGGGAAAAAATTACGTCATTTAATGCTAAAAGGTAAATATGATGTCATTATTTCTCGTTTAAACCGTGCTGGTGTGGAACTAGTACCAAACGGTGAAATGACCTTACAATTTGGGGATGTGTTAAATTTAGTGGGACGTGAAGATGATATCAAAACCGTTATGGCAATTATCGGAAATGCCCAACAAAAATTACAACAGGTTCAGATGCTACCAATTTTTATCGGTATTGGTCTTGGGGTGTTACTTGGTTCAATTCCACTTTATATTCCAGGTTTCCCTGTCGCATTAAAACTCGGCTTAGCAGGTGGTCCATTAGTGGTTGCCTTGATCTTGGCTCGTATCGGAAGCATTGGTAAACTTTACTGGTTTATGCCACCAAGTGCTAACCTTGCACTGCGTGAAATTGGTATCGTGCTTTTCTTGGCCGTCGTTGGATTAAAATCAGGCGGACATTTCCTTGAAACACTATTAAGTAGCGAAGGGATGTCGTGGATTGGTTTTGGTGTGCTAATTACATTCATTCCACTTATCGTAACAGGCTGTATCGCTCGTATTTATGGTAAAGTGAACTACTTAACCATTTGCGGACTGTTAGCTGGTTCAATGACTGATCCACCAGCATTAGCCTTTGCAAACGCAATTAAAGAAGAAAGCGGTGCATCAGCATTATCTTATGCAACGGTTTATCCATTGGTGATGTTCTTACGCATAATGTTGCCACAATTATTGGCGATTGCACTTTGGACTGTGGGCTAA
- the tig gene encoding trigger factor: MSFSIETTQGLERRVTITVPADKIEAAYRQELKGVAKNARIDGFRKGKVPHAILEQRYGASVRQDILSDNMQRAFFDVIISEKVNIAGRPTFTPENYEIGKDFTFSATFEVYPEVELKGLENIKVEKPVTEISDADIDKMIEVLRKQQATFAETAEAAKADDRVTIDFVGSIDGEEFEGGKASDFALAMGQGQMIPGFEDGIVGHKAGEEFVIDVTFPEEYHAENLKGKAAKFAITLKKVEVMELPEINDEFVQRFGKTKTVADLREEIKRNMERELKNAVIAKVKTQVIDGLLAENEIEVPQSAVEEEIEVLRKQAAQQFGGNPEVAAQLPAELFTEQAKRRVQVGLLFSAVISSNEIKVDEEKVKQTIADLASAYEDPAEVIEYYAKNKQLTDNVRNVVLEEQAVEAVLAKAQVTETAQSFDEVMNKQQG; the protein is encoded by the coding sequence ATGTCATTTTCAATCGAAACAACTCAAGGCTTAGAACGCCGTGTAACAATTACTGTACCTGCTGATAAAATTGAAGCAGCTTATCGTCAAGAATTAAAAGGTGTTGCTAAAAATGCACGCATTGATGGCTTCCGTAAAGGTAAAGTTCCACACGCAATTTTAGAACAACGCTACGGTGCATCTGTTCGTCAAGATATCTTATCTGACAATATGCAACGTGCATTCTTTGATGTAATCATCAGCGAAAAAGTAAACATCGCAGGTCGCCCAACATTCACGCCAGAAAACTACGAAATTGGTAAAGATTTCACGTTCTCTGCAACTTTCGAAGTTTACCCAGAAGTTGAATTAAAAGGCTTAGAAAATATCAAAGTTGAAAAACCAGTAACTGAAATTTCAGATGCTGACATTGATAAAATGATTGAAGTATTACGCAAACAGCAAGCAACTTTTGCTGAAACAGCAGAAGCAGCAAAAGCTGACGACCGTGTAACAATCGACTTTGTTGGTTCTATTGATGGTGAAGAATTTGAAGGCGGTAAAGCATCAGATTTCGCATTAGCAATGGGTCAAGGTCAAATGATTCCAGGTTTTGAAGATGGTATCGTTGGTCACAAAGCAGGTGAAGAATTCGTTATCGATGTAACTTTCCCAGAAGAATACCACGCAGAAAACTTAAAAGGTAAAGCGGCAAAATTCGCAATCACTTTGAAAAAAGTAGAAGTAATGGAATTACCAGAAATCAACGATGAATTCGTTCAACGTTTTGGTAAAACTAAAACAGTTGCTGACTTACGTGAAGAAATCAAACGTAATATGGAACGTGAACTTAAAAATGCCGTTATTGCAAAAGTAAAAACTCAAGTAATTGACGGTTTATTAGCTGAAAACGAAATTGAAGTTCCACAATCAGCAGTTGAAGAAGAAATCGAAGTATTACGTAAACAAGCAGCACAACAATTTGGTGGAAACCCAGAAGTTGCAGCTCAACTTCCAGCAGAATTATTCACAGAGCAAGCTAAACGCCGTGTTCAAGTTGGCTTATTATTCTCAGCAGTAATTTCATCAAACGAAATTAAAGTTGACGAAGAAAAAGTAAAACAAACTATTGCAGATTTAGCATCAGCTTATGAAGATCCAGCAGAAGTTATCGAATACTATGCGAAAAACAAACAATTAACAGATAACGTACGTAACGTAGTTTTAGAAGAGCAAGCAGTTGAAGCTGTTCTTGCAAAAGCACAAGTAACTGAAACAGCTCAGTCATTTGACGAAGTAATGAATAAGCAACAAGGCTAA
- a CDS encoding rhodanese-like domain-containing protein: MDSTLIQEIQQFTSNHTVMVIAWFALLIALVMNIYQGLTSKFKIINNAETTRLINKEEGVVFDLRTDDEFKHGHIIDSLHVLPSDIKGKNIHYIEKYKARPVILVDTNGMTSNASAALLTKQGFEKVYVLKDGISGWHAEKLPLIKKHK, translated from the coding sequence ATGGATTCAACATTAATTCAAGAAATTCAACAATTCACCTCAAACCATACTGTTATGGTCATTGCTTGGTTTGCATTACTAATCGCATTAGTAATGAATATTTATCAAGGCTTAACCAGTAAGTTTAAAATCATCAATAATGCTGAAACAACTCGCTTAATCAATAAAGAAGAAGGCGTTGTTTTTGATTTACGCACCGACGATGAATTTAAACATGGGCATATTATTGATAGTTTACATGTTTTACCTTCGGATATTAAAGGTAAAAACATTCACTATATTGAAAAATACAAAGCACGCCCAGTTATTTTAGTTGATACAAACGGTATGACATCAAATGCGAGTGCAGCATTATTAACTAAACAAGGTTTTGAAAAAGTTTACGTTTTAAAAGATGGTATCAGTGGCTGGCACGCTGAGAAGTTACCTTTAATTAAAAAACACAAATAA
- the secB gene encoding protein-export chaperone SecB yields MSEENQVATEEQKEEQTFDLQIQRIYVKDVSFEAPNLPTIFQQEWEPELGFELDTETRELAENLYEVTLHLNVQTTMKESKDVAFICEVKQAGVFTISGLEGVQLAHCLAAHCPNILYPYARELISSLVNRGTFPALNLSPVNFDALFMDYLESQQAEMAAEEAKEENTIN; encoded by the coding sequence ATGTCTGAAGAAAATCAAGTAGCAACAGAAGAACAAAAAGAAGAGCAAACCTTTGATCTTCAAATTCAACGTATCTATGTAAAAGACGTTTCGTTTGAAGCACCAAATCTTCCTACCATTTTTCAACAAGAGTGGGAACCTGAATTAGGTTTTGAGTTAGACACAGAAACCAGAGAATTAGCGGAAAACCTTTACGAAGTAACGTTACACCTTAATGTTCAAACTACAATGAAAGAGTCAAAGGACGTTGCTTTCATCTGTGAAGTGAAACAAGCCGGTGTATTCACAATTAGTGGTCTTGAAGGTGTGCAACTTGCACATTGTTTAGCCGCTCACTGCCCTAATATTTTATACCCTTACGCAAGAGAACTTATTTCAAGCCTTGTAAATCGTGGTACATTCCCAGCTCTTAACCTTTCTCCTGTAAACTTTGATGCTTTATTTATGGATTACTTAGAAAGCCAACAAGCTGAAATGGCAGCAGAAGAAGCAAAAGAAGAAAATACAATTAACTAA